The genomic stretch GTCGGCCAGGGTGCAGTGTCCCACCCGGACTCCCTCCACGTCGGTAATGGCGTTCCGGGGTCCCCGGGGCAGTATTCCTGTATTTATGCCGTAGTCGACCATGCGTTTCCGGAAGTCCATGAATTTCATCTCCTGTGCGTAAATCCGCAGGCAAGGGGGAGCGTCACCGATGGCCGCCTGGGCGGGGGCGCGGGTCATCGTCCATGACAACTGCCCGGGCGATCACCGCGGCTCCCTGCGTTCGCCGTTTGCCTGCCTGTGAAACCGACATCCATGCCGACTTCTCGCCTCCACGCCCCCGAGGGGCCTCCGCAAAGCACGCGGAGCGGGATCTGATCGCCCTCCGGCGGGGCCGGCTCGCCCGCTCATTTTATCATTTCCGCCCAACCATGCCGGCAAGCCATTCGGCGGTCCCGGGACGTCCAGGTACCGGGCTGCCCATCACCGCCGCCGAAGGTGTCAGCCAGGAGAGACTGGAGAATGGCGCCCCGCTCATGGGATCGAATTTTCGTCTTCCTGCTGTCCATGGGAAAGAACCTCCTGGGCTAGGGATAGGTCGATATAAAGGGGATCCCCGTCCTCGGCGAGAGGCGCCCCCGCAGCGGGAAAGGCCCATTCGTTCAGTATTTCCAGCGCTCCGTCGGGGTGAAGGGACAGGGAGGCGCAGAGGGATTCATATTCTTGCCTCCGCCATGTTTCCCGCTTCAGCAGGGCGGAAAGCAGCTCCCGGTGGGACCCGTCCAGGCCGGCGAGGGGATCGTCCGCCTCCGGCGGCTTCTGTGCGGGGAGGGCTTCTTCCGGGGAGGCGACTATCTCCCGGAGAACGCCGTTCACCTCCCGGGCCTCCTCCTGCCTGAGGCGGATGAGATCCATGTCCAGGGAGAACCCCTTTGCGTTCGTTCCTGCGGATGGGACGAACGAGCCGGACACAGCAGCGTGGATGTCCCGGGCCGCCTGGTCGCAGTTGAGGCCGAGGTAGCCGTAGAGCTTCCCTATGGCGCGGACTTCCGAAGGGTCCACCCTGCCGTCTGCGGCTGCGATGGCTCCGAGAATACGTCCCAGGGAACGATTTGTCTCCTCCGGAAGGTGTTTCAGAACCCCCCTGATATATGCGGCGCCCTGGGGCACGGCAAAGGCCCATAGAGAGAGGGCTGAAAGGGACCGTTTCTCCTCCTGGGAAAGGGTCTCATCGGAGGAAACGAGATTCTCCACTACCCTTCGCTTACCTTCCGTGGCTTCTCCCGAAACCTGGGCCACCAGGCTGCCCAGTCGGATCAGTGCCGTCAGGGCGGCAAATTTTTCTCGGGCAGAGGGGACGATCCGGGGGGAAAAGAGGGCTACAGGGCCGTGCGGCAACGGGACAAAGCCGTGAATACCGGGGTCGGGGGCCATGCCGAAGTCGAAGGCCGCCAGTGCATCGGCGATCTCCGCCGCTCTTTCCCGGTCCATTTTTAGAGGAGGCCTTTGTCCGAGGACGGCAAGGATTTTCCCCATGTCAGTCAGGCTGGGGTTTTCCGGGCAGAGTCGGGCGAGCCTCTCCCGGAGCTGTTCTCCGCCACCACGACCGGTGAGCAGCTCCGCCGGAAGAAGAGCGGCAGCCTCAGGGGATTCGGGACTTCCTCCCCGGGCCAAAAATCTGCTGTAGCCGTCCAGCTCGCCGGCACACCTTGCTGCTATGGCCGCCAGTCTTTTCACCGGCGCGGTAAGGACAAAGGGATTCGGCAGCCCCGGGATTCGGATCTTCAGCCAGTCCCCGAGGGAGGGCGTGGCCGCCCTGTAGGTGAGTGTGAGAGGGGTCCTGTTGGGGTGGATAATTATCCCCTCGCCGTACTTTTCTCTGTAGCGGAGGAAAAAAAGCTCCCTGAAGAGGTCCGGGCAACGTCTTGCGGAGGTCTTCAGCCCCTGCTCCGGGTGAAGAATCAGCCATTGAAGGGCCGCATCCGCCGGTATGGGCCTG from Aminivibrio sp. encodes the following:
- a CDS encoding TerB N-terminal domain-containing protein, yielding MELFLAALTVTILYRTARAFLRLVSGRKDRESPGKLLKDSETGRPGAAEPARWFGSTEMPAVNGYSVPGGLVYVGEKLLDYSGFNDPCLLNPSLRAAPGLSPSAPLPEQKLHYGKMTPEQRGAYLSWLAGGRNDPDAAVPYVFLFFYGLERRLMVDGQRGGVSPEERSDMVLEVLRLLQIYGGHRTFRGHARNLLAMEWVLWGNPDDRPGYIDFSDRYCAEPFTAVLARYAALDRPIPADAALQWLILHPEQGLKTSARRCPDLFRELFFLRYREKYGEGIIIHPNRTPLTLTYRAATPSLGDWLKIRIPGLPNPFVLTAPVKRLAAIAARCAGELDGYSRFLARGGSPESPEAAALLPAELLTGRGGGEQLRERLARLCPENPSLTDMGKILAVLGQRPPLKMDRERAAEIADALAAFDFGMAPDPGIHGFVPLPHGPVALFSPRIVPSAREKFAALTALIRLGSLVAQVSGEATEGKRRVVENLVSSDETLSQEEKRSLSALSLWAFAVPQGAAYIRGVLKHLPEETNRSLGRILGAIAAADGRVDPSEVRAIGKLYGYLGLNCDQAARDIHAAVSGSFVPSAGTNAKGFSLDMDLIRLRQEEAREVNGVLREIVASPEEALPAQKPPEADDPLAGLDGSHRELLSALLKRETWRRQEYESLCASLSLHPDGALEILNEWAFPAAGAPLAEDGDPLYIDLSLAQEVLSHGQQEDENSIP